The region ATCTTAAGTGATGTGGCGTCACCTCAACATACTCATCTTTCTGAATATATTCTAAAGCTTCTTCTAAAGAAAACTTAAGCGCAGGTACAATTTTCGCTTTATCATCTGCACCCGAAGAACGAACGTTAGAAAGTTTTTTGGTTTTGGTAATATTTACCGCCATATCATCCTGACGTGAATTTTCACCAATTACCTGACCTTCATAAATTTCTTCTCCCGGATCTACGAAAAACTTCCCTCTATCCTGAAGTTTATCTATAGAATAAGGAATTGCTTTTCCTCGTTCCATAGAAATCAACGAACCGTTTTGTCTTTGTGGAATTCCACCTTTTAGCGGCTGGTATTCCTTAAAACGGTGCGCCATAATAGCCTCACCTGCAGTAGCGGTAAGCAACTGGTTACGCAAACCTATAATTCCTCTTGAAGGAACCATAAACTGAATAATCATTCGCTCACCACGGGTTTCCATGCTTAGCATTTCTCCCTTTCGCATCGTCACCATTTCTACAGCTTTACCAGAAACTGCTTCAGGTAAATCTATAGTTAGTTCTTCTACCGGCTCACATTTCTCACCATCAATATCTTTGATAATAACCTGTGGCTGACCAATTTGAAGCTCATAACCTTCTCTTCTCATCGTTTCGATAAGAACAGAAAGGTGCATTACCCCACGACCATAAACCAAAAATTTATCGGCACTATCGGTTTCCTTTATCCTAAGGGCAAGGTTTTTCTCTAGTTCCTTGGTAAGCCTTTCTTTAATATGCCTTGAAGTCACAAATTTCCCATCCTTCCCGAAGAACGGAGAATCATTAATTGTGAAAAGCATACTCATTGTAGGCTCATCTATCGCGATAGTTTTTAAGCCTTCAGGGTTTTCAATATCGGCAACGGTATCACCAATTTCAAAACCTTCAAGACCAACCAGCGCACAAATATCACCCGGTTCAACTTCATCTACTTTTTTACGGCCTAAACCTTCAAAAATAAAGAGTTCTTTAATTTTTGTTTTTTTGATGCTGCCATCACGCTTCACTAAAGAAACCGGCATACCTTCTTTTAGGTGTCCACGTTGTACTCTTCCAATAGCGATTCTTCCGGTAAAAGAAGAGAAGTCTAAAGAAGTAATTAGCATCTGTGGAGAACCTTCCTTTACTTTAGGAGATGGAATATGTTCCAAAACCATATCCAGAAGCGGTTCTATATTTTCTGTTTTCTCGTTAGGATCGTCGCTCATCCAGTTGTTTAGGGCAGAACCATAAACCGTTGGGAAATCAAGCTGCCATTCTTCGGCACCCAATTCAAACATCAGGTCAAAAACCTTTTCGTGTACTTCATCTGGAGTACAGTTTGGTTTATCTACCTTATTTACTACAACACAAGGTTTTAAACCAAGGTCTATAGCTTTTTGCAAAACAAAACGGGTTTGCGGCATTGGCCCTTCAAAGGCATCTACCAACAATAGTACCCCATCGGCCATGTTCAATACTCGTTCTACCTCTCCACCAAAGTCGGCGTGGCCAGGAGTATCAATAATATTGATTTTGGTGTCTTTATAGACTACCGATACGTTTTTTGAAGTAATTGTAATACCACGTTCACGTTCCTGGTCGTTATTATCCAGGATAAGATCTCCTGTGTTTTGATTGTCCCTGAACAAACGGCAGTGATACATAATCTTGTCTACCAGGGTAGTTTTACCGTGGTCTACGTGCGCGATAATCGCGATGTTTTTAATAGCTGTCATATAAGCGCCTCATTTTTAAGGCTGCAAATGTACGGCTATTTTTAAAGAAACAAGTATCTAATGCTACTTATTCAAAATAAAATATTAGAAACCGAACTAACTGTAAATCAAAAGATTGTTTAAGATTAGGAGGTGGGTTTTAGCTTTCTGTAGACGAAAAAACCAAAATAAATTGCGGCAATTGTTCCAAAACCTATTCCCAATAAAGGTTCTTCGGGTCTTTGGTAAATAAAGAACAAGGTAGCAGCCGTCATTATTAGCGCATTGATAAGCAAACGCTTTGGTGTGTAATAATTTCTAAATTGTTCTATTAAATTTTGCATAGCTGAACTTTTTGCAAAGCTATGAATTTAAAACTGATCTTTAACTTTCATCGGCTGAGGGACCATAAGTAGCAGGCACCGGAATATCCAGCAATCTAAAATAAACACCTAACTGCGCCCTGTGATGCGGCAATTGATTAAGCACCATCATTCTAAGCACACTATATTTAGGCATATCCATTAAAACCTTTCCATCCAGAATCATCTTCCAGTTTTTCTTATATTCCTTATCGGGTTTTTTCAAAGCTGCTTCGGCTTCTGAAGTATTATTTTGCAATACTTCCAGGATTTCTTCAAGTGTAGCAAAATCGGGCGCTTTATAACCGGCCATATCCATATCATCCATTTCCATAGTAGCGGTAATCCAGCTCGGGATTTCCGCAAGATGATTTGCCAACTGCCGTATGCTCATAGATTTTTTATGTGGCCGCCAATCCATTTTATCCTTAGGAATACGTTTTAGAAATTCTTCAGTGATTACTACTTCGTGTTGAAGTTCTGATATTAGAAGATTTTGCAGTTCCATTGTTTAATAAATTAGCAAGGAAAGTACAACAAAAACTTCTTGCCTTTTTAGCTAAATCAAAAAAAATGAACTCGGGAAAACACCTAATTTTTGGATTGCCGCTACCGCTTAATTCTGTTATATTTGTTCTCTTAATTCCTTTTCTATGAAACTTGAAAGAATTCCCCAGTTAAAAAATATAAACTCCAACAACTTCTTCTTGCTTGCTGGCCCTTGCGCTATTGAAGGCGAAGAAATGGCGCTTCGTATAGCCGAAAAAGTGGCTGAGATCACTAACAAACTGGAGATTCCCTATGTTTTTAAAGGATCTTTTAAAAAGGCAAACCGTAGCCGAATTGATAGTTTTACAGGAATTGGAGATGAAAAAGCTTTAAAAATTCTGCGTAAAGTTTCCGAAACTTTCGAAATCCCAACCATAACCGATATTCACGAAGTAAGCGATGCAAAAATGGCTGCTGAATATGTAGATATCCTACAAATCCCCGCCTTTTTAGTTCGGCAAACAGATTTGGTAGTTGCGGCCGCAGAAACCGGCAAAGTGGTGAACCTAAAAAAAGGGCAATTTATGAGTCCTGAAAGTATGAAACACGCGGTAACCAAAGTAACCGACTGCAATAATGAGCAGGTTATGGTAACCGATCGTGGGACAATGTTTGGCTACCAGGATATGATTGTAGATTTTAGAGGGATTCCAACTATGCGGGAATTTGCACCCACGGTATTAGATGTAACTCACTCCCTGCAGCAACCCAACCAAAGTAGCGGCGTTACCGGCGGAAGGCCAGATATGATAGAAACCATAGCCCGCGCAGGTGTAGTAAATAAAGTAGATGGTTTATTTATAGAAACCCATTTTGATCCCGCAAATGCAAAAAGCGATGGCGCTAATATGCTGGATATTAAACACCTTTATAAATTATTAAGTAATTTAGTGGCGATAAGAAAAACGGTAAATAAATTATAAAATCTCCTAAAGTTTATAATGAAAAATAAGTTTACGAATTTTTGAAAGCTTTGCCTTTTTCTCTCCTCAACATCCTTTTGGTGAAGACGAACCAGAAGTAAAAGTTAGAAGGCGCAGTTCGCTTTAATTACAATTTATAATCCTGAAAACCGGGTCAAAAATCCGTGGCGGCGATTTAAAGGCTTTAGCAAACCTGAACAAAAGTTAAAATATTCAAATAGCCTACTTAAAACTGGCCATTTTTATTAAATTAATAAAATTTACTTATTAACCAGAAAATTAATGTCCAGAATTACTCGAAACAAACTGCCTAACCGGGTCATTTATTTTTTACCCATATTCATTTTTTTATGTGGCAACTTTAGTTTTGCGCAAGATGAGCCTGAAATAACGGTAGGTGGCGCACTACGTTACAACTACAACCTTTCTTCCTGGAAAGAAGGTCAAAAAAAGCGCGGAGGAGATTTTGGTTACGATATTTTCAGAATAAACTTTGATGCTAAATATAAAGGCGTTTACCTAAACGCTGAATATCGTTTATACTCTGATGCCTTTGGTGGTGGTGTTATGAAGCAGGGCTGGATGGGCTATAAATTCAATGAAATTGATGAAATCCAGGTTGGTTTAACCCAGGTTCCATTTGGAATTCAACAGTATAATTCCCACAATTGGTTCTTTAACTTAACTTATTATATGGGGCTGGAAGACGATCACGATATGGGAGTGAAATATATTCACGCGGGCGAAAAATACGAATACCACCTCGCTTTCTTTAAAAGTTCTGAAGAATTGCAGTTTGGTAGTAATACCGAATCTTCCACCAGCCGATATTCTTATGATGTGCTTGGGAGAAACAAAGAAGTGAATCAATTTAACGGGAAGTTTGTTTATAAATTTGGGGATAAAGCAGCCAATAGATTAGGCGTTTCAGCGCAATACGGCGGCCTTTATAATTTAGACACCCAGGAAACCGGAGATCATTATGGCTTAGCGGCACATTACGAGATCACTCAAAATCGCTGGAATCTAAAAGCCCAGGTTTTAACCGCATCACATAATCCCATAAATGCTGAAGGCGAAAGCAGAGAATCACTTAGCTTTGGGGCCTACGGCGCGCCTTACCAGGTTGCGGCAGATTTTAACTTGTATTCCCTGGCAATCTCCAGAAATATTCCCGTAAGTCTAGGCCCTATTTCTAATTTGGAATTCTACAATGATTTTGGTTATATGAAAAAACGAAACAACGAATTTACCGATTCTTATATGAATGTTACCGGAGTATTGGTTACGGCCGGGCAGGTTTACACCTATATAGATTATGCCGCAGGCTACAACCATTCGTGGCTTGGCGGTAACTTTGTAGACGATTTTGCAGCCGGTAATCCCGATGCGAAATGGGAAGCAAGATTCAATATCAACATAGGCTACTATTTTTAATTTAATTTCTGAAAACCACTTATATGGCAAAGAAAGTTACCAGAAGCGATGAGAAAAAATCAATTTTTGGATTAGAGGTAAACGGTCCCGTTTTCTTTATTTCGTCTTTTATCATTATTGTTAGTATTTCGCTCACCCTTATTTTTGAAAAACAGGCAGAAACTGTTTTTGCAGATATTCAAAACGCAGTTGCAAATAACGCCGACTGGTTTTTTATTATGTGCGTGAATATTTTCCTTGTTTTCCTGGTCTATCTTGCGCTGGGGCAGTTTGGAAATATGCGCATAGGTGGCCCAAATGCCAAACCCGAATTTAAAACACTCTCCTGGTTTGCGATGCTGTTTAGTGCCGGTATGGGAATTGGATTGTTATTCTTTAGTGTGGGCGAACCTGTAATGCACTTTACAGCGCCTCCAACTGCCGAAGCCGGAACTGCAGCTGCAGCCCAGGAAGCTATGAATTTCACCTTTCTGCATTGGGGTTTTCACGCCTGGGGTGTTTACGCCTTAGTTGGCCTCGCCCTTGCTTATTTTACTTACACCCGTGGTTTACCGTTAACGATTCGGTCTATTTTCTATCCTTTCCTGGGCGATAAAATCTACGGAAAAATTGGTGATGCGATAGATATTTTTGCCGTTTTAGCTACTTTATTCGGGCTGGCAACATCACTTGGCTTTGGAGTTCAGCAAATTGCTTCAGGTTTGGATCACGTTTTCAATGTTCCCAGCGGGATTACAACACAAGTTTTATTAATTGCCGGGATTACGCTTATTGCTACAATTTCAGTAGTTCTTGGGGTAGACAAAGGAGTTAAATTTCTTAGTGAATGGAATATGAGGGTTGCCCTTGTTCTACTCGGCCTCGCTATAGTTCTTGGTCCCACCGTTTTTATTTTTAGATCTTTTGTTGAAAATACCGGTAGTTATTTATTCAATTTTATTGAAATTTCTACCTGGAGTGAAACCTTTACCAATAGCTCCTGGCAAAACGACTGGACTGTATTTTACTGGGGCTGGTGGATTGGTTGGTCGCCATTTGTAGGAATGTTTATTGCCCGTATTTCTAAAGGAAGAACCATTAGAGAATTTGTTTTAGGAGTTTTATTAGTACCTTCTTTAGTAACTTTCTTCTGGCTTTCGGCATTTGGTAGTGTTTCAATTCAGGAAGCGCTTGGTGGCGATATGAGTATTGTAGACGCAGTAAACGATGATATTGCCACTGCCCTATTTGTTTTCTTTGAAGATTATCCCCTTTCTATGGTGATAAACGTTGTGGCAGTAATTCTTATCGCTGGTTTCTTTGTTACCTCATCAGATTCAGGTTCACTGGTAATTGATAGTTTAACTTCAGGCGGAAAAATAGACGCACCAAAAGGCCAACGTATTTTTTGGGCGGTTACCGAAGGAGCTGTGGCAGCGGTATTACTAATTGGTGGCGGATTACAGGCCCTGCAAACTGCAACCATTGTAACCGGTTTGCCCTTTGCCGTCATTCTGCTTATTATGTGCTATTCGCTCTACAAAGGCTTAAAAGAAGATCTGGTAGAAATGAAGGATAAAAAAGAACAAAAAGAGATGGAAAATTATGAGGATATCGTAAATGATATCGTTAAGAAAAGAAACCTCGAAAAAAATAACAACCAAAAATAAAACACAGGCATTATGGAAAAAATCACTAATATTCTGGTTGCTTTAGACCTTTCAGACATTGATAATTCAATTATAAAATATGCCTCTTTCCTATCAGATAAGCTAAAGATTGAAAAGGTATATTTTGTACATAATATTAAGAAATATGAGATTTCTTCCCTTTTTGATGAACAAATGAAGGATGTAAATCTTGATGAAATTATTGGAGACGAACTCAATGAGAAAGTAGAAACCCATTTTAGTAGTAATGCCGAATGGGAAGTTCTTATTTCTGAAGATCCCTATACCGAATCTTTGATAAATTATATTGCCAATAAATATTATATAGACCTGGTGATGGTTGGGAACAAGAATAGAAAAAAAGGAACCGGGATTGTAAGCAACAAATTGCTGCGTATTTTAAAATGTGATATTCTCTCTGTTCCACGTGATTTTCATCCAGAAATAAAAACAATTTGGGCAGGAACCGATTTTTCCCGCGAATCTCGAAAAATCTTTCCAATAGCACAAATGCTTCAGGATGCTACTTCGGCTCCCGTAACTGCGGCGCACGTTTATTCGGTTCCCGTTCAATTTTCGCCTTATGTTAACAAAGAAGCCATGGCTCCAAAAATTGAAAAACACGTCAGGGAAAAAGGAGATAAATTCCTTAATAAATTAGATTACCAGGGCGAAGTGACTCCGTTAATTATTCCCGGCAGGGAAGCCAGTGTAGCCAGCAATTTATTGGAATGTGCAAAGAAAAATAAGGTTGATATTTTAATTGTGGCCGATAAAGGTGCTAATAATATTTCAAGCCTATTAGTTGGAAGTGTAACCGAGGAGTTATTCGGAAAAAACCCCGAAGTACCTTTATGGATTTCTAAATAGTTTTAAAAAAATCGTCATTCTGAACTTGTCTCAGGATCTAATATCTGAAAAGTAGATTATATACAGGATGACGTTTTTAACAACTTTTCAATGCATCCGCCTATTTAAAATCCACTCTCACAAAAACCGGCAGGTGATCTGAAGGATACTTGAGATCTTTTGAATCGCTTAAAACGGCATATTTTTTAACTTCAATATTATCTGAAGTAAAAATATAATCAATTCTTCTATTTACCGGTTCGTTAAAATTATAAGCATTAAAAGTGCCTTCAGGACCAAAATCGAGTTTCGCCACCGCTTTAGAATCATTCATTTTATGCATTAAAAACTGAATTCCGCTTGTATCGGGTTCGAGATTAAGATCGCCCATTAAAATCACCGGCAAATTTTCCTTATTTAATGCTGAAATTTTTTCCCAGATAAGTTTTGCGCTGTTTTCTCTTGCTTTTTCTCCTACATGATCAAAATGCGTATTGAAAACCCAGAATACTTTTCCCGATTTTTTTTCTTTGAATTTAGCATAGGTACAAACCCTTTCCATCGCAGCATCCCAGCCTACTGAAATTTCATTAGGCGTTTCTGAAAGCCAAAAAGTATCATTTTCCAGCACTTCAAACGCTGCAGAATTATAAAAAATCGCACTGAATTCCCCCGCTTTTTTTCCATCATCGCGCCCTACTCCAACGTATTTATAATTCTTCATTTTAGACTCAAAATGTTTTAACTGGCTTACCAAAGCTTCCTGAACACCAAAAATTTGGGGTTCATAAAATCTAATTTGCTTGGTAATATGATCTTGCCGCTTAGACCAGGAATTTTCACCATCGGTCTCGTTAGCGAATTTGATGTTGTAACTCATCAGTTCCACTTCCTGGCTGGAAAGTGTAGTACCGGTAAATATGAAAAGAAAGAGAATGAAGAAAATTCGGTTTGTCATAATGCTGATTTTTGATAAAGTTCGGAAAAAAATTAAAACCACAATAGCATTTAATATTTTGTTGATTTTAAGATAATAATTGAAGTTTTTTAATTTACTTTGTTTTTCAAAGTACTTTATAATGGATAACGAAAAGTATCTTAAAGATTTAAGCGACATCAAACAAATGATGAACCGCTCTTCTCGATTTATTTCCTTAAGCGGACTAGCCGGAGTTTTTGCGGGTTGTTATGCTATTATAGGAGCCGTAATTGCAAAAGTTCTATTAGCGGAGCAAAATTTAGCTATAGCTTCACTGAGTACAACATCGATAAGCAGGGAATTGTTATTGCAATTATTTTTTGTTTCAATTGCAGTGCTTACGCTAGCCATTGGAACGGCCATTTTTCTTACCACCCGAAAAGCAAAAAAAACAGAAGAAAAAATCTGGGATAGTACCAGTAAACGACTGCTAATTAATTTCTTTGCACCCCTTACTGCCGGCGGCTTATTTTGCCTGGTATTATTGCAATATGAACTTATAGGCCTTATAGCCCCGTGTATGCTTATTTTTTACGGTCTTGCCCTTATTCACGCCAGTAAATATACATTTGGCGATCTTAGAAGTTTAGGGTATTCAAATTTAATCCTGGGTCTTATTGCGACCCAGTTTTTGAACTACGGATTGTATTTTTGGGCAGCTGGTTTCGGCCTTTTTCATATTGTTTACGGTATCTGGATGTACAATAAGTATGACAGAAAAAATGCTTAATGAAAAATATAATAAGCAATATAAATAAAGCTTTTGATCACCGGGTGCGCCTGGGAATAATGAGTGTTTTAATGGTAAATGAATATGCCGATTTCACCAGCCTAAAACAACTCCTGGGAGTTACCGATGGCAATATCGCAAGCCATATCAAAGCTCTGGAAAAGGAAGGTTATGTAAGAGTTGAAAAATCTTTTATAGATCGAAAACCTAATACGCGCTACAGCACCACCAAAGCTGGGCGGAAAGATTTTCAGAAACATATAAACGCGATTGAAAATTTATTGAATCAAAAGAATCAAAAACCATAATACTAATTTTTTTATCATTCCACTTTGAATTTCAAAGTGCTTAAAATAAGTATTAATCAAAATTTATTATTATGAAAACTAACCGATTTTTAATTATCCTACTTATCGTAGGCGTACTTTTATTAATTCCTTTTATCGCTATGCAGTTTAGTGACGAAGTGGTATGGACTGTTTCAGATTTTATTATTATGGGAATTTTACTCCTGGTAACCGGGATGGGAATTGACCTTGTGCTGAGAAAGGTTTCCAGCAGCAAAAACCGACTTATAATCGGTGGAATTATTCTTGCAGTATTTTTTATGATTTGGGCAGAACTGGCTGTTGGTATTTTTGGAAGTCCGTTTGCCGGAAGTTAACTAAGTTCCTATAGAATAAATCTAAACACATGGAGTACTTCGTAGACAAAAAATCAATTGTTCGTGAAATTTGGGGAAAGGGCGATACCATTCTTTTTATTTTTGCCGGTGCTTCGGCAGAGTTTGCGCTCAATAAGGCCGTAGATTGGCTTTATTTTACCGGGCGTTTACCCAAAGATCCGTTAGGCAGGCTTTTTTCAACGGTTTCTTATGCGCGGGAAATTGTTTTTGCTGAAAAACACGCTGCACTAAAGGCAATAGATAATATCAACTCTATTCACGCTTCTGTGGAAGCTAAACGTGGAAAAAGTATTCCAGACTGGGCTTACCGCGATGTGCTTTTTATGCTCATAGATTATTCCATTAGGTCTTTTGAAATCCTGGAACGCAAACTGAAGCTTTCTGAAAAAGAAGAAGTTTTTGATGTTTTCTTTCGGGTTGGAAAACGAATGAGTTTAAAAGGCCTACCTAAAAATTTTGAAGAATTTAAAAGGATGCGGCAAACTCATCTAGAGCGAGACCTGGAGTATGGCACATATACCAAAGATCTTTACCATCAATACCGAAAACATTTGGGGCTGGTGCGTTACCAACTATTACTGGAAACACAAAGCCTTATCACTCCCGTGAGTGTTCGCCAATATTTGAACCTCAGAAAATTTTCATTTCTAAACCCGGTGATCCCAGCCTATAAAATAAGCAGAAGTATAAATATTGACGGACTTATTAAATCGCTGATTTTACCTTCGGAATATAAATCAGAAATCACATCGCTGGATACTCAAAATGCATGAAGAAAATTAAAAAACAGCAATAATATGGCAAAATGAAAGCATTAAAAAGAAATTCCCGGAAAAATTACCTCAGCGGTTTTTTATTCCTATTAATTATTGAAATACTTATCGCTCTATATGTAAAAGATGATTTTATAAGGCCTTATCTCGGAGATTTCCTGGTTGTAATACTTCTCTACTGTTTTGTGATGGGAATTAGCAGAATTTCAATATTGAAAGGCCTTTTTACCGTACTAATATTTTCATTTACGTTTGAATTTCTCCAGCTTATCAACATCGTAAAAGTACTACAATATCAACCACCTGAATTCGTAATGATTATTCTGGGTAGTAATTTTTCGGCCTGGGATTTGGTTGCTTACCTGTTGGGACTTCTATGTTGTTTCCTGCTGGAATATTTCAGGAATCAAATCTAGACACCATCTACATAATCTTGCAGATAACTAAATTTTGAGGTTAATTTTCCGTTTTGGGCCATTTGGGCACGTTTTAAAACACCCTCTTTATCATTATTGAAAAAGGCTGGAATAACGTGTTTCAGAAACATTTCACCAAAACCTTCGCTTGCATCTTTTGGAAGTTCACAAGGCAAATTATCTACGACCATCACTAAAATACTCTCTTTATCGTAAAAATCTACCTCGGTTTCGGTTTCAGTATTATAGCCATAAAAAGGTTCTGCAATCGTTGAAGGCCGAATGGTACTGGCGATTGGCCCGTTGATATCGCAAGAAATATCTGCTATACATTTAATTCGAAAATCATTGGATTTCGCATCTTCAGCAGTGAAAAATACGGGCGCCCCGTCACCATAAAAATGCCCTGAAATAAATAAATCACTGGTATGGGCGAAACGCAAAAAGTTGGCGTCATATTTCTGTGGTTCTTTAAAAAATTCTTCCTGGCTTCCTTTTGACCCGTCTTTTCTCTTATTGTAATCCAACACCCCAATATTACAATACACCGGCTTCCTATCTTCAAATTGCAGGTAATCTTCCACGCTTAGTTTCTTAATTCCTAAATGGTCTAACACCTCCTTTGCCCCTTTGGCAACTTTACCGCTACCGGTAAGGACGATTTTTATAGGCGGAATTTTAATTTTATCCAGTTCTGCCAACATGGCATCAAGATCTGGCAGCGATTCTACTTTTGGAAGATTGTATAAATTTTCTTTTAAACCAATACCTCGAAATCCGTTGTAGGCACCTACAAGCCCGGCATAGCGTCCAAAACCAATAAGCCTGGCTCCATTTTCTTTTACAATAACCTCGTGATCGTATAATTCGATATTAAGTTTAAGTACTTCTCTTAGTAAATCTCGATTATAAGGTTGCTTTTTAATAGTATGGGAAAAGAAAAAATACTTTTTATTCGGAATTAAAGCAGGCAGAGGCACTTCTTTAACTCCCAGCAAAACATCACAATCGGAAACATCTTCGGTAACTTCAAAACCGGCATCCCGATATTCCTGATCGGTAAATATTCGAATATCAGAACTTTGTACTTTAAAATTTGCTTCGGGAAACTTTTTTATGAGTTCGTTAAGTTTTCCAGGAGAAAAAACAACGCGCCTGTCTGGTGGAGTTTTTTCTTCTTTAATCAATGCAAATTTTATCATTTCTGGTATGGGTTTTGTTCCTTTGTGTGTGTATTTCAAAGATATGAATTTAAAATTGTATCTTTGCAAGCCTTAAGTTTAGTTATGCTTAAGTTTTAAATGATTATGTTCTTTACATATGGGGTCGACTTGGTTTTGACAGCGAGTCTAATTGAGTTGTAAGCACGTCGAGCGCTGGGATATAGCTCGTAAATCTCATATTTCACACTTTTTTAAACGGCGAAGATAACTACGCCTTGGCTGCATAATCCGAATCACAGTAGGATTGCTTAGTCCCTACAAGGTAGGGAGCCAAGATGTCCCGCGAAGGCCTTGATTTACGGCATTCGCATTAGGGGCACCGATAAAGTAAATATAGGAACTGTAGGACCTTGATGCAGTTTTGAAATCTAATTGAGGATACGGAAGAAGTTAGGTCGTTTTCAGCCAGACTTTTTCCCGACAATTTAAGTGAAAACTAAACGTGTAGAAGGCAATTTAATTGCTTGTTTGGACGAGGGTTCGAACCCCTCCGACTCCACTTTTTGAGTACCAAACTCAATCAAAAACCCCGTAATCCTAGGATTTACGGGGTTTTTCGTTTTCAGGAATATCAAAATATCAGTGTGCAATCCAGCGACCAATTTTTCTCCTAAAAATTGCACACTGGAGCAGATCAAATACCTGTATAACAATTATTTATGAAATATTAAGATTTCTCAGAAAGTAACAACTCTAAGAAGAAAAATAGGGTGTCATTTTTTCTAATTCTGAGTCAAAAGCTTTCACCATTTAATTGAATCTACTCTTCGTTAAAAAGATCGTATACCTCCTTATTAAGGTCGGGAATATATTTACCCAAGGCCCTCAAGGCTCTTTCCTGAATTTTTCCGAAACTTTCTGATTCTAAATCTCCCCCTGCAATATCCCAATCTTCAAAGTGAAGAACCTGTGAGAGGTAAGTGTCATCCTCACCATAGTACATAATTGTAACCCTACTTCCACTAAAAGCCAATTGTAAAGAATAAGGAACGTTTTTAAAATAATCTGGAGAATGAATTTCAGGCAAATCCAGTGAAATCATATTTGTTTCCGGATCATATGAAAGCCAAGTAGGTAAATAAACTTTTCCCAGTTCTAACATTAGAATTTAATTTACAGGCAAGTTCCATAAAAGTAATATATTTTACTTTAAACAGTTCGTTTTTATGGGAAGCTTACACAACTACCAGATGAAGATTTTTCAGACTATCGAAAAATCAAAGAAATTCGGCTGTCAGTTTTTGGAAGGGTCTTCAATTTGAAAAGAGTGTTCAGAGGTATGAATATAGAGAAGATAAGCCCTATCATTTAGTTCTCTATGCTTCCGGTGCTTCTGTTTTTCGATTTACAGTACGGCCTTCTTTAATTAGCAAACTAACATCTTCCAAAACAAGGTAAAGACAGGGAACAATTACAAGGATAATTGAGGTTGCAAAAACGATCCCAAAGCCCAATGAAATAGCCATAGGAATAAGATATTCTGCCTGGCTGGAAGTTTCCAGAATAATAGGTGTGAGGCCTCCAAAAGTGGTGAGCGTGGTAAGCATAATTGGCCGGAAACGACGGAGGCCGGCTTCATGAATGGCCTCATAAACAGAGGAGTTTTCCCTTTTT is a window of Salegentibacter salegens DNA encoding:
- a CDS encoding ribosomal maturation YjgA family protein; amino-acid sequence: MKALKRNSRKNYLSGFLFLLIIEILIALYVKDDFIRPYLGDFLVVILLYCFVMGISRISILKGLFTVLIFSFTFEFLQLINIVKVLQYQPPEFVMIILGSNFSAWDLVAYLLGLLCCFLLEYFRNQI
- a CDS encoding NAD(P)-dependent oxidoreductase, translated to MIKFALIKEEKTPPDRRVVFSPGKLNELIKKFPEANFKVQSSDIRIFTDQEYRDAGFEVTEDVSDCDVLLGVKEVPLPALIPNKKYFFFSHTIKKQPYNRDLLREVLKLNIELYDHEVIVKENGARLIGFGRYAGLVGAYNGFRGIGLKENLYNLPKVESLPDLDAMLAELDKIKIPPIKIVLTGSGKVAKGAKEVLDHLGIKKLSVEDYLQFEDRKPVYCNIGVLDYNKRKDGSKGSQEEFFKEPQKYDANFLRFAHTSDLFISGHFYGDGAPVFFTAEDAKSNDFRIKCIADISCDINGPIASTIRPSTIAEPFYGYNTETETEVDFYDKESILVMVVDNLPCELPKDASEGFGEMFLKHVIPAFFNNDKEGVLKRAQMAQNGKLTSKFSYLQDYVDGV
- a CDS encoding winged helix-turn-helix domain-containing protein, which translates into the protein MKNIISNINKAFDHRVRLGIMSVLMVNEYADFTSLKQLLGVTDGNIASHIKALEKEGYVRVEKSFIDRKPNTRYSTTKAGRKDFQKHINAIENLLNQKNQKP
- a CDS encoding oxygenase MpaB family protein, with protein sequence MEYFVDKKSIVREIWGKGDTILFIFAGASAEFALNKAVDWLYFTGRLPKDPLGRLFSTVSYAREIVFAEKHAALKAIDNINSIHASVEAKRGKSIPDWAYRDVLFMLIDYSIRSFEILERKLKLSEKEEVFDVFFRVGKRMSLKGLPKNFEEFKRMRQTHLERDLEYGTYTKDLYHQYRKHLGLVRYQLLLETQSLITPVSVRQYLNLRKFSFLNPVIPAYKISRSINIDGLIKSLILPSEYKSEITSLDTQNA
- a CDS encoding endonuclease/exonuclease/phosphatase family protein; amino-acid sequence: MTNRIFFILFLFIFTGTTLSSQEVELMSYNIKFANETDGENSWSKRQDHITKQIRFYEPQIFGVQEALVSQLKHFESKMKNYKYVGVGRDDGKKAGEFSAIFYNSAAFEVLENDTFWLSETPNEISVGWDAAMERVCTYAKFKEKKSGKVFWVFNTHFDHVGEKARENSAKLIWEKISALNKENLPVILMGDLNLEPDTSGIQFLMHKMNDSKAVAKLDFGPEGTFNAYNFNEPVNRRIDYIFTSDNIEVKKYAVLSDSKDLKYPSDHLPVFVRVDFK